A single region of the Changchengzhania lutea genome encodes:
- a CDS encoding response regulator transcription factor — MKGKITSKALESKKDMIEFDVFNSITRLLNFPTPSKQRQIIHKINRILIEIEFIKKNKQKFSHLTQREKEIVGLLIKGNNNPQIAEHLFISRYTVEQHRKNINRKLEIHSVGQLYPFAYAFNLI, encoded by the coding sequence ATGAAAGGGAAAATCACATCTAAAGCATTAGAAAGCAAAAAAGATATGATTGAATTTGATGTATTCAATTCAATCACTAGATTGCTTAACTTTCCTACCCCTAGTAAGCAGCGTCAAATCATTCATAAAATAAATAGAATTCTTATAGAAATAGAGTTTATCAAAAAAAACAAGCAAAAATTTTCTCATCTCACTCAACGTGAAAAAGAGATTGTTGGTCTACTCATAAAAGGGAATAACAATCCGCAAATCGCTGAGCATTTATTTATAAGTAGATACACCGTCGAGCAACACCGAAAAAATATAAATCGAAAGTTAGAGATTCACTCTGTAGGGCAGCTCTACCCTTTTGCATATGCCTTTAATTTGATATAA
- a CDS encoding VOC family protein: MKFKFSPHIAVQVKDLNRARDFYTDVLGMEFLSENEQEIKLRASGITFYLEENNNRQVFFAFEVDSMPVAKKILIENNCLVTMESSEGIMISDPNGLSYFVSETIIEP; this comes from the coding sequence ATGAAATTTAAGTTTTCTCCCCACATAGCTGTACAGGTAAAAGACCTTAATAGGGCCAGAGATTTCTATACAGATGTTCTGGGAATGGAGTTTTTATCTGAAAATGAACAAGAAATCAAATTACGCGCTTCTGGGATTACATTTTATTTAGAAGAAAACAACAATCGACAAGTATTTTTTGCTTTTGAAGTCGATTCAATGCCTGTAGCCAAGAAAATTTTAATCGAAAACAATTGCCTTGTAACGATGGAAAGCTCTGAAGGGATTATGATTAGTGATCCAAATGGATTATCATACTTCGTTTCGGAAACAATAATAGAACCTTAA